The Stigmatella erecta genome window below encodes:
- a CDS encoding alkaline phosphatase D family protein, with amino-acid sequence MSQKLHRRTILQSIVAAAATTAFGCGDDAPSVSVSDRSRAYFPQSVASGEPRPDSVVLWTRAVDPEHAGDDTALTLEVSEEESFGTLVLQTEVVARAAHDHALKVKVTNLKPRTTYYYRFLYAHDGERFSTVVGRTRTAPAAGDEVPVKFAFASCQDYVGRYFNTWNRLLQLDEELDFVMFLGDYVYETTGDPAFQSTNSLRSVRFSEPAGALVQRTGIFEYYAAASLSNYRDLYKLIRTDAILQRVHERYPFIVMWDDHEFSDDCWGAHATYEDEKRSEEQTERRRNAEQAFFEFIPIDATPTGAAQGAIDVSSEPRFPDTRVYRDFEFGKHLKLIVTDYRTYRPDHLIAEDAYPGTVVMDAPTLAALGAAPAFASEQFAYINVDAPEYAQVKGALRQVYLQLATQAGAENPQGKADTWVKGNLALAYVNPVLAQIGVAPIPTANQPRGMAYVHMGKVGLFDIRGSRYVVVKDTFDLYAQYRYATSQGASENVLGAAQEAWFKERLTAKNTWKIIVSSVSLTPLVWDLRGKTDIPDATLRQRFAFNADGWDGFPTKRKELLQYVAANAQNALFISGDIHASYASVEENVPALTTPAISSGVVKELAGTAVMGAGYAEGSALYRYAIAELDPTLKAGNPNIVFSNSEAHGFVVLEVRANEALASFHLIPSSEVNKDYSLRNESELRNRFTRQDVRVQNGKISTL; translated from the coding sequence ATTGTCGCGGCCGCCGCGACGACCGCGTTTGGCTGTGGTGACGATGCGCCGTCGGTGAGCGTCTCGGACCGGTCGCGCGCGTACTTCCCTCAATCGGTGGCCTCCGGTGAGCCCCGTCCCGACAGCGTGGTGCTGTGGACGCGCGCGGTGGACCCGGAGCACGCGGGGGACGACACGGCGCTCACGCTGGAGGTGTCCGAGGAGGAGTCCTTCGGCACGCTCGTGCTGCAGACCGAGGTGGTGGCGCGCGCGGCGCACGACCATGCGCTCAAGGTGAAGGTGACGAACCTCAAGCCGCGCACCACCTACTATTACCGCTTCCTGTACGCGCACGACGGCGAGCGCTTCTCCACCGTGGTGGGCCGCACGCGCACCGCGCCGGCCGCCGGGGACGAGGTGCCGGTGAAGTTCGCCTTCGCGAGCTGCCAGGACTACGTGGGCCGCTACTTCAACACGTGGAACCGGCTGCTGCAGCTCGACGAGGAGCTGGACTTCGTCATGTTCCTCGGGGACTACGTGTACGAGACGACGGGCGACCCGGCCTTCCAGTCCACCAACTCCCTGCGCAGCGTGCGCTTCAGCGAGCCGGCAGGGGCGCTCGTGCAGCGCACGGGCATCTTCGAGTACTACGCCGCCGCGTCGCTCTCCAACTACCGGGACCTGTACAAGCTCATCCGCACGGACGCCATCCTGCAGCGCGTGCACGAGCGCTACCCCTTCATCGTCATGTGGGATGACCACGAGTTCTCCGACGACTGCTGGGGCGCGCACGCCACGTACGAGGACGAGAAGCGCTCGGAGGAGCAGACCGAGCGGCGGCGCAACGCGGAGCAGGCCTTCTTCGAGTTCATCCCCATCGACGCCACCCCCACGGGCGCGGCGCAGGGCGCCATCGACGTGAGCTCCGAGCCCCGTTTCCCGGACACGCGCGTCTACCGGGACTTCGAGTTCGGCAAGCACCTGAAGCTCATCGTCACGGACTACCGCACCTACCGGCCCGACCACCTCATCGCCGAGGATGCCTACCCGGGCACGGTGGTGATGGATGCCCCGACGCTGGCGGCCCTGGGCGCCGCGCCGGCGTTCGCCTCGGAGCAGTTCGCCTACATCAACGTGGATGCCCCCGAGTACGCCCAGGTGAAGGGCGCGCTGCGCCAGGTGTACCTGCAGCTCGCCACCCAGGCAGGGGCGGAGAACCCCCAGGGCAAGGCGGACACGTGGGTGAAGGGCAACCTGGCCCTGGCGTACGTCAACCCCGTGCTGGCGCAGATTGGCGTGGCGCCCATCCCCACCGCCAACCAGCCCCGGGGCATGGCCTACGTGCACATGGGCAAGGTGGGCCTGTTCGACATCCGGGGCTCGCGCTACGTCGTGGTGAAGGACACCTTCGATCTGTACGCGCAGTACCGGTACGCCACCTCCCAGGGGGCCAGCGAGAACGTGCTGGGCGCCGCCCAGGAGGCGTGGTTCAAGGAGCGGCTGACCGCGAAGAACACCTGGAAGATCATCGTCAGCTCCGTGTCGTTGACGCCGCTCGTCTGGGACTTGCGCGGCAAGACGGACATCCCGGATGCCACGCTGCGCCAGCGCTTCGCCTTCAACGCGGACGGGTGGGACGGCTTCCCCACCAAGCGCAAGGAGCTGCTGCAGTACGTGGCCGCGAACGCGCAGAACGCGCTCTTCATCTCCGGGGACATCCACGCCTCGTACGCCTCGGTGGAGGAGAACGTCCCGGCGCTGACGACGCCGGCCATCTCCTCGGGCGTGGTGAAGGAGCTCGCGGGCACGGCCGTCATGGGCGCGGGCTACGCGGAGGGCAGCGCGCTCTACCGCTACGCCATCGCCGAGCTGGATCCGACGCTCAAGGCGGGCAACCCGAACATCGTCTTCTCCAACTCCGAGGCCCATGGCTTCGTGGTGCTGGAGGTGCGCGCGAACGAGGCCCTGGCCTCCTTCCACCTCATCCCCAGCAGCGAGGTGAACAAGGACTACTCGCTGCGCAACGAGAGCGAGCTGCGCAACCGGTTTACCCGCCAGGACGTGCGCGTCCAGAATGGGAAGATCTCCACCCTCTGA
- a CDS encoding GNAT family N-acetyltransferase, which produces MSTPDVRLVPALAEHLEAWLAIRAGPTSRRLLPLEDAPREALLRRLTEASSDVMDLRATSFRWMVESEGRIVGTVSARDLSRYHGRVEVGYMLAEDSLGRGLGTRALTLLLDKLFAIPSLYHVWLTTTEPNRASQGLARKLGFRQEGLLRGHCIVQGERMDQQVWGLLRPEWEAGRSARNLKPPEG; this is translated from the coding sequence ATGAGCACACCGGATGTCCGCCTGGTTCCCGCGCTGGCCGAGCACCTCGAGGCCTGGCTGGCCATCCGGGCGGGGCCCACCTCGCGGCGCCTCCTGCCCCTGGAGGATGCGCCGCGGGAGGCCTTGCTGCGGCGGCTGACGGAGGCGAGCAGCGACGTCATGGACCTGCGGGCCACGAGCTTCCGGTGGATGGTGGAGTCCGAGGGCCGCATCGTGGGCACCGTGTCCGCGCGGGATTTGTCGCGCTACCACGGCCGCGTGGAGGTGGGGTACATGCTCGCCGAGGACTCCCTGGGCCGGGGGCTGGGCACCCGGGCCCTGACGCTCCTCCTGGACAAGCTCTTCGCGATCCCCTCGCTCTACCACGTGTGGCTCACGACGACCGAGCCCAACCGGGCCTCGCAGGGGCTGGCGCGCAAGCTGGGCTTCCGCCAGGAGGGGCTCCTGCGCGGCCACTGCATCGTCCAGGGCGAGCGGATGGACCAGCAGGTGTGGGGCCTGCTGCGGCCCGAGTGGGAGGCCGGGCGGAGTGCACGGAATTTGAAGCCTCCAGAGGGGTGA
- a CDS encoding Tex family protein, translating into MHAYAAELARELGLKPEQVDKTLALQDEGATVPFIARYRKEATGGLDEVQIQTILDRAAERADFDARRETILRTIEGQGKLTPELSQALQKARTRAELEDLYLPYKPKRRTRAAIARERGLEPLADVLWKQEGRRGEDAGAKVRPFVNAEKGVPDGAAALAGARDICAERVAEDAGLRRAAREVCARSGRLGSSVVPAKKGETTKFEAYYAHEEPLAQAPSHRILALLRGEAEEVLRVKLTFPGDEVKGLLTSRVVTKPQALFAGELRAAAEDAWERLLEPSLESELRAELKERADRQAIAVFGENLRHLLLAPPAGTRPVLALDPGLRTGVKLVMLDDTGTVVETATLYTERSPDERARAARQFAAVVQKHRPELIAVGNGTGSREAEGFVREVQQQLGTKVAVVSVSEQGASVYSASEVAREEFPHLDVSLRGAVSIGRRLQDPLAELVKIDPKSIGVGQYQHDVEQGWLKKKLGEVVDSCVNAVGVDVNTASPQLLEHVSGVGPSLAKKLVAHRSQKGTFSTRRELLKVSGLGPKTFEQAAGFLRVRGPEPLDASAVHPERYPVVERMAKDLGVEVGALVGNGALVKKIDPKRYLGADLGELTLQDILAELEKPSRDPRGDFTALALRDDLKTLEDVKEGMVLQGVVTNVTAFGAFVDVGVHQDGLVHVSQLSTRFVKDPAEVVKVGDRLTVRVLSVDLVRKRLALSVRAAQEGGAAASSAPQAASRPPASPGRAPAGGRESPPRRPSGDRPAPAEKKGPEPFNNPFRHLKR; encoded by the coding sequence ATGCACGCCTACGCCGCCGAGTTGGCCCGGGAACTGGGCCTCAAGCCCGAGCAGGTGGACAAGACCCTCGCGCTCCAGGACGAGGGGGCCACCGTGCCCTTCATCGCCCGCTACCGCAAGGAGGCCACCGGGGGCCTCGATGAGGTGCAGATTCAGACCATCCTGGACCGCGCCGCGGAGCGGGCGGACTTCGATGCGCGCCGGGAGACCATCCTGCGCACCATCGAGGGCCAGGGGAAGCTGACGCCGGAGCTCTCCCAGGCGCTGCAGAAGGCCCGGACGCGCGCCGAGCTGGAGGACCTGTACCTGCCCTACAAGCCCAAGCGGCGCACCCGGGCGGCGATCGCCCGCGAGCGCGGCCTGGAGCCGCTGGCGGACGTGCTCTGGAAGCAGGAGGGCCGGCGCGGCGAGGACGCCGGGGCGAAGGTGCGGCCGTTCGTGAACGCGGAGAAGGGGGTGCCGGACGGGGCCGCGGCGCTCGCGGGCGCGCGCGACATCTGCGCCGAGCGCGTGGCCGAGGACGCGGGGCTGCGCCGGGCGGCGCGCGAGGTGTGCGCCCGGAGCGGGCGCCTGGGCTCCAGCGTGGTGCCCGCCAAGAAGGGCGAGACGACGAAGTTCGAGGCCTACTACGCCCACGAGGAGCCGCTCGCGCAGGCGCCCTCGCACCGCATCCTGGCGCTGCTCCGGGGCGAGGCCGAGGAGGTGCTGCGGGTGAAGCTCACCTTCCCGGGGGACGAGGTGAAGGGGCTGCTCACCTCGCGCGTGGTGACGAAGCCGCAGGCGCTCTTCGCCGGCGAGCTGCGCGCGGCGGCGGAGGATGCGTGGGAGCGGCTCCTGGAGCCCTCGCTGGAGTCCGAGCTGCGCGCGGAGCTGAAGGAGCGCGCGGACCGGCAGGCCATCGCCGTGTTCGGCGAGAACCTGCGCCACCTGCTTCTGGCGCCCCCGGCCGGCACGCGGCCCGTGCTGGCGTTGGATCCGGGGCTGCGCACCGGGGTGAAGCTGGTGATGCTGGATGACACGGGCACGGTGGTGGAGACGGCCACGCTCTACACGGAGCGCTCGCCCGACGAGCGCGCCCGCGCGGCGAGGCAGTTCGCCGCCGTGGTGCAGAAGCACCGCCCGGAGCTGATCGCCGTGGGCAACGGCACCGGCAGCCGCGAGGCCGAGGGCTTCGTGCGCGAGGTGCAGCAGCAGCTCGGCACGAAGGTGGCCGTGGTGTCCGTGAGCGAGCAGGGCGCCTCGGTGTACTCCGCCTCGGAGGTGGCCCGCGAGGAGTTCCCCCACCTGGACGTGTCCCTGCGCGGGGCGGTGTCCATCGGGCGCAGGTTGCAGGACCCGCTGGCGGAGCTGGTGAAGATCGACCCGAAGAGCATCGGCGTGGGCCAGTACCAGCACGACGTGGAGCAGGGCTGGCTGAAGAAGAAGCTGGGCGAGGTGGTGGACTCGTGCGTGAACGCGGTGGGCGTGGACGTGAACACCGCGTCCCCCCAGCTCTTGGAGCACGTGTCCGGGGTGGGGCCCTCGCTGGCGAAGAAGCTGGTGGCCCACCGCAGCCAGAAGGGCACCTTCTCCACGCGCCGCGAGCTGCTCAAGGTGAGCGGCCTGGGGCCGAAGACGTTCGAGCAGGCGGCGGGCTTCCTGCGCGTGCGGGGCCCGGAGCCGCTGGATGCGAGCGCGGTCCACCCCGAGCGCTACCCCGTGGTGGAGCGCATGGCGAAGGACCTGGGCGTGGAGGTGGGGGCGCTGGTGGGCAACGGGGCGCTGGTGAAGAAGATCGACCCGAAGCGCTACCTGGGGGCGGACCTGGGCGAGCTGACGCTCCAGGACATCCTCGCCGAGCTGGAGAAGCCCAGCCGGGACCCACGCGGTGACTTCACCGCGCTTGCCCTGCGGGATGACCTGAAGACGCTGGAGGACGTGAAGGAGGGGATGGTGCTCCAGGGCGTGGTCACCAACGTCACCGCGTTCGGCGCGTTCGTGGACGTCGGGGTCCACCAGGACGGCCTGGTCCACGTGTCCCAGCTCTCCACGCGCTTCGTGAAGGATCCGGCGGAGGTGGTGAAGGTGGGAGACCGCCTCACGGTGAGGGTCCTCTCGGTGGACCTGGTCCGCAAGCGGCTGGCGCTCTCCGTGCGCGCGGCCCAGGAGGGTGGGGCCGCGGCCTCCTCCGCGCCGCAGGCCGCGAGCCGCCCACCGGCCAGCCCGGGACGGGCCCCGGCGGGAGGACGGGAGTCGCCTCCCCGGCGGCCCTCGGGAGACCGTCCCGCGCCGGCGGAGAAGAAGGGACCCGAGCCGTTCAACAACCCCTTCCGCCACCTCAAGCGCTGA